A genomic stretch from Camelus dromedarius isolate mCamDro1 chromosome 10, mCamDro1.pat, whole genome shotgun sequence includes:
- the LCN1 gene encoding lipocalin-1 — protein MRTLLLTVSLGLVAALQAQDPPASGGLGQDVSGKWYLKAATADQEIPMKKPESVTSMNLTVLEGGNLEVQATILIDGQCRDKTLVLERASEPGKYTAYGGKRVVYITPSAVKDHYILYCEGELGGKQIRVAKLMGRDPENNAGALEDFKKVAGAKGLHLEVFIPRQSGRRNARARSCPAAPVALSAEHT, from the exons ATGAGGACCCTGCTCCTGACCGTCAGCCTCGGCCTCGTTGCTGCCCTGCAGGCCCAGGACCCCCCGGCCTCAGGCGGGCTGGGCCAGGAC GTGTCAGGGAAATGGTATCTGAAGGCCGCGACCGCAGACCAGGAGATTCCCATGAAGAAACCAGAGTCGGTGACTTCCATGAACCTTACGGTCCTGGAGGGAGGCAACCTGGAAGTCCAGGCCACCATTCT GATTGACGGTCAGTGCCGGGACAAGACACTGGTCCTGGAGAGAGCCAGCGAGCCTGGCAAATACACGGCCT ACGGGGGCAAGCGCGTGGTGTACATCACACCGTCAGCGGTGAAGGACCACTACATCCTTTACTGCGAAGGCGAGCTCGGCGGGAAGCAGATCCGCGTGGCGAAGCTCATGG GAAGGGACCCTGAGAACAACGCAGGGGCCTTGGAGGACTTCAAGAAGGTCGCAGGAGCCAAGGGGCTACACCTGGAGGTCTTCATCCCCCGGCAAAGCGGTAGGAGGAACGCCCGTGCCCGCTCCTGCCCGGCTGCCCCGGTGGCCCTGTCAGCAGAGCACACCTGA
- the LCN6 gene encoding epididymal-specific lipocalin-6, producing MAGVLLTALLALVSVPRAQALWLGRLDPQQLLGSWYVVAVASGERDFAVEKATKNIEGVVVTLTPENNLKMLASRHRLERCHLHTVELLKQNSGWVFGNPSLGVLEYRVLGTNFRDYAVVFTQLELADEAFGTVELYSRTELASQEAMSLFTKWSKGLGFLSQQQATLQRDLTCAHKAFQVSSLPEHPRLLGGGRGLGLSGPLLSSGPAAVQAGGRGS from the exons ATGGCGGGCGTGCTGCTGACTGCCCTTCTGGCTCTAGTCTctgtgcccagggcccaggcatTGTGGCTGGGGAGGCTGGACCCTCAGCAG ctTCTGGGGTCCTGGTACGTGGTCGCCGTGGCTTCGGGGGAAAGGGACTTTGCGGTGGAGAAGGCCACGAAGAACATTGAGGGGGTCGTGGTGACCCTCACTCCTGAAAACAACCTGAAGATGCTGGCCTCCCGGCACAG GCTGGAGAGGTGCCACCTGCACACTGTGGAACTGCTGAAGCAAAATTCCGGATGGGTGTTCGGGAACCCCT CCCTGGGTGTGCTGGAGTACCGGGTTCTGGGCACCAACTTCAGAGACTATGCCGTGGTGTTCACACAGCTGGAGCTGGCGGACGAGGCCTTTGGCACCGTGGAGCTGTACA GCCGGACAGAGCTGGCCAGCCAGGAGGCCATGAGCCTCTTCACCAAGTGGAGCAAAGGCCTGGGCTTCTTGTCTCAGCAGCAGGCCACGCTGCAGAGGGACC TCACCTGTGCACACAAGGCCTTCCAGGTGAGCAGCCTTCCCGAGCACCCCCGgctcctgggtggtgggaggggcctgggtcTCTCGGGGCCCCTTCTTTCCAGCGGCCCTGCTGCCGTGCAGGCTGGGGGCCGGGGAAGCTGA
- the LCN15 gene encoding lipocalin-15 isoform X1 encodes MGQRMGMWMRAALLSCVLALLQVSAAQAEVLLQPDFDAKKFSGLWYVVSMVSDCKVFWGKKDHLLMSTREINATEEGNLSVHMEFPGADGCNQVDAEYLRTGSQGHFRVPALGYLDVRIVEMDYSSFAVVYIYKELEGAFSTMVQLYSRTQEASPQAMKAFQDFYLTVGLPDAMRVTLPKSDACSPGGKDAP; translated from the exons ATGGGCCAGAGGATGGGCATGTGGATGAGGGCTGCTCTGCTGAGCTGTGTCCTGGCGCTGCTCCAGGTGTCTGCTGCTCAGGCCGAGGTCCTGCTGCAGCCAGATTTTGATGCCAAAAAG TTCTCAGGCCTCTGGTATGTGGTCTCCATGGTCTCTGACTGCAAGGTCTTCTGGGGCAAGAAGGACCACCTGCTGATGTCCACCAGGGAGATCAACGCCACAGAGGAGGGCAACCTCAGCGTCCACATGGAGTTCCCCGG GGCTGATGGCTGTAACCAGGTGGATGCTGAGTACCTGAGGACAGGCTCCCAAGGGCACTTCCGAGTCCCGG CTTTGGGCTACCTGGATGTGCGCATCGTGGAGATGGACTACAGCTCCTTCGCTGTGGTCTACATCTACAAGGAGCTGGAGGGGGCCTTCAGCACCATGGTGCAGCTCTACA GCCGGACCCAGGAAGCGAGTCCCCAGGCCATGAAGGCCTTCCAGGACTTCTACCTGACCGTGGGGCTCCCCGATGCCATGAGGGTCACGCTGCCCAAGTCAG ATGCGTGCTCCCCCGGGGGCAAGGATGCACCATGA
- the LCN15 gene encoding lipocalin-15 isoform X2, producing MGQRMGMWMRAALLSCVLALLQVSAAQAEVLLQPDFDAKKFSGLWYVVSMVSDCKVFWGKKDHLLMSTREINATEEGNLSVHMEFPGADGCNQVDAEYLRTGSQGHFRVPALGYLDVRIVEMDYSSFAVVYIYKELEGAFSTMVQLYSELESGPQGERLG from the exons ATGGGCCAGAGGATGGGCATGTGGATGAGGGCTGCTCTGCTGAGCTGTGTCCTGGCGCTGCTCCAGGTGTCTGCTGCTCAGGCCGAGGTCCTGCTGCAGCCAGATTTTGATGCCAAAAAG TTCTCAGGCCTCTGGTATGTGGTCTCCATGGTCTCTGACTGCAAGGTCTTCTGGGGCAAGAAGGACCACCTGCTGATGTCCACCAGGGAGATCAACGCCACAGAGGAGGGCAACCTCAGCGTCCACATGGAGTTCCCCGG GGCTGATGGCTGTAACCAGGTGGATGCTGAGTACCTGAGGACAGGCTCCCAAGGGCACTTCCGAGTCCCGG CTTTGGGCTACCTGGATGTGCGCATCGTGGAGATGGACTACAGCTCCTTCGCTGTGGTCTACATCTACAAGGAGCTGGAGGGGGCCTTCAGCACCATGGTGCAGCTCTACA GTGAGCTGGAAAGTGGTCCCCAAGGGGAGAGGCTGGGTTGA